A stretch of DNA from Aciduliprofundum sp. MAR08-339:
CCTTATAACATATTCACCGAAGAAGCAGGATTCATTGATAGGAACTATAAAAGCACAATAATCGTGGATCCCCTTGATGGCTCTTACAATGCGGAGGCTGGTCTACCATACTATTCGGTTTCCATAGCTGTAGCCCAAAGAGGAATTGAGGATGTGAGGGCAGGAATAGTGAAAAATGTAGTTACAGGTGATGAGTATTATGCTATTAAGGATGGAGGGGCCTTTAAAAATTTAGATAAAATACATGTTGATGGTGGAAAAAATCTGTTTGTTATTTACCTCGGCAACAGGGCAAATCCGAAGTCTTTTGAAATTGCCAAGAAAGTTCGGCGGGTACGTAGTTTGGGATCTGCTGCCCTTGAGATGTGCCTTGTGGCAGAGGGCATTGCGGATGCCTTTATTTATAATTTTAAAAGCGCTGGGGTGCTTCGCATAGTTGACATTGCAGCAGCTTATCTGATTGTCAAGGAGGCAGGTGGGCTTGTTTTGGATGCAAATGGTATGAAGCTGCTGAGAATGAATATTGGAGTTGAGGATCGCAGAAATGTAATTGCCCTTGCCAAGCCCGAAATTATGGGGGTGTTTTAATGAAATTTGCTCTCATAGCGAATCCGGAGAAGAGGGAATGTGTGGAGATTGCGCGGAGGATCTACGATAAAATACATCCGGAGGTTGATACCCATACGGGAAATGCCCTGGGCGTGGAGGGCATACCCATGGAAAGAATTGAGGCGGATATTATAATCACCGTTGGGGGAGATGGGACAATACTTCTAGCTCTTCAGAGGGCCAGGGGAATGATTCTTGGTATAAATATGGGTCTTCTTGGATTTTTGACAGAGATAGGACCTGATGAGTTTGATCTTGCTATGGAGAAGATTGAAAGGGGCGAATACTTCGTTGATAGGAGAATGAGAATAATGGTTAAATTGAACGGAAAGCGTCTTTACGATTGCACAAATGAGGTTGTTATTCACACCTCTGAAATTGCAAAGTTAAGGAGCTATTCCGTGTTTTACGAGAATGAACTTCTGGACGAATTCAGGGCTGATGGCCTGATAGTTGCCACGCCCACAGGGTCCACATCCTATGCCCTTAGCGCAGGAGGACCTATAATGTATCCAAATCTTGAGGATATAGTTCTCACACCAATTGCTCCATTCAAAAGATATCCCCGCTCATTCGTACTTCCTGCTGGAAAAATAAAGGTAAGACTCAAAGATGAACGAACAAATCTGCTCGTTCTTGATGGGCAGTACAGTATTGAGATAGGTGGCGATGATCTTATAGAAATTGAAAAATCCGAAAAATATGCGGAATTTGTCAGGTTCAGAAACTCTCCAATAAGCAGGATCAGGGAAACTCTTCTTGGGTGATTCCCTTGTGGAAAATAAAGAAGGAAGTTCTAAAACTCATAATGGAATCCTCAAAATCCTCATATCCCAACGAGTTTGGAGCCTTTCTCCGGGCAAAACACAAAATAATCTACGAGATAATTCTACTTCCCGGCACAATTTCCGGGGGAAGAAGCGTGCTCTACAATCTTCTTATGAAACCCATTGACTTCACCATAGTTGGCTCCGTGCATTCTCATCCTTCAGGTGTACCCTTGCCATCTCAGGCGGATCTGGATATGTTCTCTCGCACGGGAGATGTTCATATAATAGTGGCTTATCCATTCACCCTTTCTTCCTGGAAGGCATACAACAGGATGGGAGAGGAAATTGAAGTGAAAATAATTTGAAATATTATGATGAAATTGGGGGGTTTATGAGTCTTGAGGAAATCGGAGATCTGATTGAAGAGGAACTTGACGATAAGGATTCTGTAAGGGAGATTGGAATAAAATCAGCCAGGGTGATAATAAGGCTTTCCTCGCAATCAATAATCATGATGCATCGCGGTGAGAATGTGGATGAAATTGTGAGAAAACTGAAGGAAGAGGTGTGGCATCTAAAAAGCCTCCTTGTGAATCAGTATCCTGATCTCCTTTATTCAGGGTTTGTGCAAAATGCTCTTCAGGAGTACTGTGAGGCCATGGTGTTTCGGTCTATTTTGAGGGATGAACCAATACCGAGTCATAGGGAACTGGGGGTAAATCCTGAGGCCTACATCATGGGGATGGGAGATGTTGTTGGAGAACTGCGACGTGAGGTGCTGGAATCTCTAAGGAATGAGAATTTTTCTACGGCTGAAAAATACCTTTCTCTGATGGAAAGCATTTACGAGATGCTTATGCGTTTCAATTATCCTTCGGGGCTTGTTCCTCTCAAACCGAAGCAGGACACTGCCAGATCCCTGATTGAGAAAACGAGAAGTGAGATAACAATTGCGCTTATGACAAACCGCATTGCCAGAAAGATAGAGCATAAGAAAAATTAAATATCTGCACTATTTTGATACTCTGTGCAGGAACCTACAAAGATAGTGGTTATGGGAGATGATCCTGAGCGTGCTGCGGAGAAGTTTGAAAATGCAGATCTTATTCTCGTGTACCCCAAGAACAGGAGACCAACGGTGCAATTTCTGCTTAAAAAGAATGTTAAAAGTGTGTTTTCCGATTATTCTTTTTTCCCTGATATTGAAACTCTAAATATAATTAGGGACACCATCCTGTACCTTTTCAATTCATCACTCATCACTTCAAAGGATCGTGTGCTCTTCGTTTTTGAGAAGGAAGGTGAGAGTCATCACCTTTTCTTTGATATGACGAAATTAAAAATGCTATCCCTTCTGGACACGCTCTCCGATCGTCTTGAACGGGATATTGTTGAAAATGTGCTAAAACTCTCAATGCAAATTGTTAAGAAGGGTCGAGAGGGTTCTCCAGCAGGTGCCCTGTTCATTATTGGGGATACAAATAATGTAATGCGGTATGTTGTGCAGAAGATAGCCAATCCTATGAGCGGAATAGATAAAAATCTCAGAAATTTGCTCAATGAAGAGAATTTTGATACTTTGCGGGAGTTTGCCATAATGGATGGAGCAACAATTGTGGACGATAGGGGGTACGTTGTATCTGCTGGTGCATACGTGAAAAATCTGGTTTTGGATGAGTGGATTCTTGATGGGTACGGCGGCAGGCATCTGGCAGCAAGGTCCATAACGAAACTAACAAAGGCGATAAGTTTTGCAGTATCAAGCGAGGGTACAATAAGGGTTTACAGGGATGGAAAAATGATATACGAGTTGAATAATTTTTAGGATTTTAACTCAATCTCTATGTGTATCCCATCAGGGATCTGGATGCGCATGAGTTGTCTTAGGGCGCGTTCATCAGCATCTATGTCTATGAGCCTCTTATGCACGCGCATTTCCCAGCGCTCCCATGTCTCGCTACCCTCTCCATCGGGAGCCTTCCTTATGGGTACCACCAGCCTCTTTGTGGGAAGGGGTATTGGTCCGTGCAGCTCCACACCCGTTCTTTCCGCGATTTTTTTAATCTGATTACAAACTTCATCTACCTTTTTGTGGTCTGTACCGCTTAGCCTTATCCTGGCCTTATATACTGCCATATATCTCACCAAAAATTAAAAAGGGATTAGAAGGTTTTCTTCTCCACTTCTATGCACTGGCCTGCGGCAACGGTCTGACCCATATCTCTAACTGCAAACCTGCCGA
This window harbors:
- a CDS encoding NAD(+) kinase — encoded protein: MKFALIANPEKRECVEIARRIYDKIHPEVDTHTGNALGVEGIPMERIEADIIITVGGDGTILLALQRARGMILGINMGLLGFLTEIGPDEFDLAMEKIERGEYFVDRRMRIMVKLNGKRLYDCTNEVVIHTSEIAKLRSYSVFYENELLDEFRADGLIVATPTGSTSYALSAGGPIMYPNLEDIVLTPIAPFKRYPRSFVLPAGKIKVRLKDERTNLLVLDGQYSIEIGGDDLIEIEKSEKYAEFVRFRNSPISRIRETLLG
- a CDS encoding RNA-binding protein — translated: MSLEEIGDLIEEELDDKDSVREIGIKSARVIIRLSSQSIIMMHRGENVDEIVRKLKEEVWHLKSLLVNQYPDLLYSGFVQNALQEYCEAMVFRSILRDEPIPSHRELGVNPEAYIMGMGDVVGELRREVLESLRNENFSTAEKYLSLMESIYEMLMRFNYPSGLVPLKPKQDTARSLIEKTRSEITIALMTNRIARKIEHKKN
- a CDS encoding DNA integrity scanning protein DisA nucleotide-binding domain protein; this translates as MQEPTKIVVMGDDPERAAEKFENADLILVYPKNRRPTVQFLLKKNVKSVFSDYSFFPDIETLNIIRDTILYLFNSSLITSKDRVLFVFEKEGESHHLFFDMTKLKMLSLLDTLSDRLERDIVENVLKLSMQIVKKGREGSPAGALFIIGDTNNVMRYVVQKIANPMSGIDKNLRNLLNEENFDTLREFAIMDGATIVDDRGYVVSAGAYVKNLVLDEWILDGYGGRHLAARSITKLTKAISFAVSSEGTIRVYRDGKMIYELNNF
- a CDS encoding inositol monophosphatase family protein encodes the protein MSEDMKSIKRLASVAAKRVVEVLEEYGPNAADIVKTGAYGLPSSRVDVEAESAIINMVEEEDMPYNIFTEEAGFIDRNYKSTIIVDPLDGSYNAEAGLPYYSVSIAVAQRGIEDVRAGIVKNVVTGDEYYAIKDGGAFKNLDKIHVDGGKNLFVIYLGNRANPKSFEIAKKVRRVRSLGSAALEMCLVAEGIADAFIYNFKSAGVLRIVDIAAAYLIVKEAGGLVLDANGMKLLRMNIGVEDRRNVIALAKPEIMGVF
- a CDS encoding Mov34/MPN/PAD-1 family protein; the protein is MIPLWKIKKEVLKLIMESSKSSYPNEFGAFLRAKHKIIYEIILLPGTISGGRSVLYNLLMKPIDFTIVGSVHSHPSGVPLPSQADLDMFSRTGDVHIIVAYPFTLSSWKAYNRMGEEIEVKII
- the rpsJ gene encoding 30S ribosomal protein S10, with translation MAVYKARIRLSGTDHKKVDEVCNQIKKIAERTGVELHGPIPLPTKRLVVPIRKAPDGEGSETWERWEMRVHKRLIDIDADERALRQLMRIQIPDGIHIEIELKS